In Candidatus Hinthialibacter antarcticus, one genomic interval encodes:
- a CDS encoding ROK family protein → MGEHNPITDISYVSKINKSKILSLIRSRDVISRAEIGKEMGLSLPTVSRLVDSLIHHEKLVLEIGTATPSRGRPPQLVKFAGDANYVIGLTIGPKYIYALLSNLNAHIITDIRIPTQAEDGIETMVKRIASAIQDMSRQSGVNIDNVLGVGIGVGGLIDSKRNLLAYSSAFGWENVDITGELSRYLDIPIKFDNVARVMALGELWYGIGQSVKDFLSIYVGHGIGMCAVIDGKPHYGSTGMTGELGHCTFEMPSGGSIFLEEIAGGRGIARVAKERLSEFPDSLLHQCCEGRPDTITAETVALAANRGDELSKDIFARAANYLGAAVSNLIHLYNPQAVIIGGGVAQAGEFFFDGIKNAVKERALPRLAEDVIIQPAYHGARTKEMGAVALILNEVLSLDISNHKEKVTAT, encoded by the coding sequence ATGGGTGAGCACAATCCAATCACAGACATCTCGTATGTCAGTAAAATTAATAAAAGCAAAATACTCTCTCTCATCCGTTCACGGGACGTAATCTCCCGCGCAGAAATCGGCAAAGAGATGGGGTTGAGCCTTCCGACCGTTTCCCGGTTGGTAGACAGCCTTATCCATCACGAAAAGCTGGTCCTCGAAATCGGCACTGCAACCCCAAGCCGGGGCCGCCCCCCTCAGTTGGTGAAATTTGCTGGAGACGCCAATTATGTCATCGGCCTCACCATCGGGCCGAAATACATCTATGCGCTATTGTCAAATCTAAACGCCCACATCATCACTGATATTCGCATTCCCACCCAGGCGGAAGACGGCATCGAAACGATGGTCAAGCGTATTGCAAGCGCCATCCAAGACATGAGCCGCCAATCGGGCGTCAATATTGATAATGTGTTAGGCGTTGGCATCGGCGTTGGCGGTTTGATTGATTCAAAAAGAAACCTATTGGCCTATTCATCAGCCTTCGGTTGGGAAAACGTCGACATCACGGGCGAACTCAGCCGCTATTTAGACATTCCCATCAAATTTGACAATGTAGCCCGCGTGATGGCGTTGGGCGAATTGTGGTACGGCATTGGTCAATCGGTCAAAGATTTTTTGAGTATTTATGTGGGACACGGCATCGGCATGTGCGCCGTGATTGACGGCAAGCCCCATTACGGCTCAACGGGCATGACCGGCGAATTGGGGCATTGTACATTTGAAATGCCCAGCGGCGGCAGCATCTTTCTCGAAGAGATCGCCGGTGGACGCGGCATCGCCCGCGTAGCAAAAGAACGTCTCTCCGAGTTTCCCGACAGCCTGCTGCATCAGTGTTGTGAAGGGCGCCCCGATACAATCACTGCTGAAACCGTCGCATTGGCCGCCAATCGCGGCGATGAACTTTCGAAAGATATCTTTGCCCGCGCGGCGAATTATTTAGGCGCGGCGGTGTCAAATTTGATCCACTTATACAATCCGCAAGCCGTTATTATCGGCGGCGGCGTGGCGCAAGCAGGAGAGTTTTTCTTTGATGGAATTAAGAATGCGGTAAAAGAACGCGCCCTGCCCCGTCTCGCGGAAGACGTCATTATTCAACCGGCCTATCACGGCGCCCGCACCAAAGAGATGGGAGCGGTTGCGTTGATTTTGAACGAAGTGCTTTCGCTGGATATTTCGAATCACAAAGAGAAAGTGACTGCAACGTAA